Proteins from a genomic interval of Haemophilus parainfluenzae T3T1:
- a CDS encoding TetR/AcrR family transcriptional regulator, which translates to MKKDVLLKQVATKLFYEQGWILTSVAEICRAAGVSRVTFYKYFPTKQALVKCIFEEQKNKMREGFDNLLDTQSDLSQIITKILSMQQDSMETLYSVPVLHDLHHEQDRELREFFKEMEEEKYQYMHYFFGTLQKRKIIRDDFPTMLIDLFIQKIDEILNSASLQSNYKGREQKLFKDVLQLFICGIRY; encoded by the coding sequence ATGAAAAAAGATGTTTTATTAAAGCAAGTTGCGACGAAATTGTTTTATGAACAAGGCTGGATATTAACCTCTGTAGCAGAAATTTGTCGGGCAGCAGGGGTGAGTCGAGTAACATTTTATAAATATTTTCCTACTAAGCAGGCACTTGTGAAGTGTATCTTTGAAGAACAGAAAAATAAGATGCGAGAAGGTTTTGATAATTTGTTAGATACTCAATCAGATCTAAGTCAAATTATTACAAAAATTTTATCAATGCAGCAAGATTCTATGGAAACGTTATACTCAGTACCAGTCTTACATGATTTACATCATGAACAGGATAGAGAATTACGGGAGTTTTTTAAAGAAATGGAGGAAGAGAAGTATCAATACATGCATTATTTTTTTGGTACTTTACAAAAACGCAAGATTATCCGTGATGATTTCCCTACCATGTTAATTGATCTCTTTATTCAGAAAATAGATGAAATATTAAATTCTGCCAGCCTCCAATCCAACTATAAAGGAA